The sequence below is a genomic window from Bradyrhizobium septentrionale.
AATGGCGGCTCGATTGCGATCGGCCACCCCTATGGCATGACCGGCGCGCGGCTCACCGGCCACCTCCTGATCGAGGGCCGGCGGCGCAAGGCGAAATACGGCGTGGTGACCATGTGCATCGGCGGCGGCATGGGCGCGGCCGGCCTGTTCGAAATCGTCCACTGATCGGCAACGCGGGGAGAGACTTGTGAAGACAGCAATCACTGAACTGTTCGGTATCCAGCATCCGATCATCCAGGGCGGCATGCATTACGTCGGCTTCGCCGAGATGGCGGCCGCGGTGTCCAACGCCGGCGGCCTCGGCATCATCACCGGCCTGACCCAGAGGACGCCGGAACTGCTGGCCAAGGAGATCGCGCGCTGCCGCGACATGACCGACAAGCCGATCGGCGTGAACCTCACCTTCCTGCCGAGCTTCACCGCGCCGCCCTATCCGGAATACATCGCGGCGATCCGCGAGGGCGGCGTCAAGGCGGTGGAGACCGCGGGCCGCAGCCCGGAGCAGTACATGCCGGCGCTGAAAGCGGCCGGCATCAAGGTGATCCACAAATGCACCTCGGTGCGGCATTCGCTGAAGGCCGAGAAGATCGGCTGCGATGCGGTCAGCGTCGACGGCTTCGAGTGCGGCGGCCATCCCGGCGAGGATGACATCCCGAACATGATCCTGCTGCCGCGTGCGGCGGACGAGCTGAAGATCCCGTTCGTGGCCTCGGGCGGCATGGCGGATGCGCGCAGCCTCGTCGCGGCGCTGTCGATGGGCGCAGCCGGCATGAACATGGGCACGCGCTTCATCGCCACCAAGGAAGCGCCGGTCCATCCCAATGTGAAGAAGGCGCTGGTGGAGGCGAACGAGCTCGACACCCGCCTGGTGATGCGGGCGCTGCGCAACACCGAGCGCGTGCTGAAGAACAAGGGCGTCGATGAGCTGCTCGAGATCGAGCGCGAGAAGGGCGCCAAATTGAAGATCGAGGACATCCACGAGCAGGTCGCCGGCGTCTACCCGAAGGTGATGATCGACGGCGAGATGGATGCCGGCGCCTGGAGCTGCGGCATGGTGGTCGGGCTGATCAACGACATCCCGACCGTCAAGGAGCTGATCGACCGCATCATGGCCGAGGCTGAAGCGATCATTCGGCAGCGGCTGACCGGCTTCCTCGACGGCCAATTCGAAACCAAACCGGCCCGCGCCGTCGCCTGAAGGAGAGTGCCATGACCGAGCATGTCAAGGGTGAGATTGCCGCCGGCGTGATGACGCTGACGCTGCAGCGGCCGGAGAAGAAGAACGCGCTGACCGGGGCCATGTACAATGTCATGTCCGCGGCGCTCAAGCAGGTGGAGGCGGATGCCTCTGTCCGGGTGATCCTGTTCCAGGGCGACGGCGACAGCTTCACCGCGGGCAATGATCTGGCTGACTTCGCAAGCCAGGCGCGCGGTGAAGGCACTGTCGACAGTCCGGCCCACACTTTCATCGAAACCATCAGCAAGGTCGGCAAGCCGATCGTCGCGGCGGTGCAGGGCAATGCGGTCGGCGTCGGCACCACCATGCTGCTGCACTGTGATCTCATCTATCTCGCCGAGAATGCGCGGCTGATCACGCCCTTTGTCAATCTCGCTCTGGTGCCGGAAGCTGCATCGAGCTGGCTGCTGCCGTTGCGGATCGGCCATGCGCGCGCCTATGCGATGTTCGCGCTTGGCGAGCCGATGGATGCGCAGGGCGCACTGGCATCCGGCCTCGCCAATGCCGTGGTGCCGCAGGCCGATCTGCGCAAGCGCGCGCATGACGCGGCGGTCGCGCTGACCAAGCGGCCGGCGGGTTCGCTCAGCATGACCAAGAAGCTGATGCGCGAGCAGCAGCGGATCGCGGCGCAGATCGCCGCGGAAGGCGTGTTGTTCAAGGAGCGGCTGACGACGCCCGAAGCGCGCGAGGCCTTTGCCGCGTTCGCCGAACGGCGTCAGCCGGACTTCACCAAACTGTCGGCCTGAAATCGCCGGGAATTCACGGACAGATCGAGGGAGTGAAAGCATGGGCGTCGTCGGCAGCCATCAATACCCCAGCATGGAATCCGTGATCTACGGCAGGCCGGCGGCCGAGGCGCTGCGCGAGGAAGCCGAACGGCTGGGCGCGAAGCGCGTCTATCTGATCGCAAGCCGGACGCTGAACACCACGACCGACGAGATCGAGAAGATCCGCGAAGGGCTCGGCGACCGCCATGCCGCGACCTTTGACGGCGTGCCGCAGCACACGACGCGGGACGTGGTGACGCAGATCGCGCGACAGGCAAGTGAGGCCAAAGCGGATCTCGTCGTCGCCATCGGTGGCGGCTCGGTAGTCGATGCGGCGAAGATCGTGCTGATGTGCATGGAGCACGAGATCTTCGAACCTGCCGGGCTCGACGGCTTCGAGACCACGCCGGACCGCCGCTTCGGGCCGTTCCGCAACCCGAAGGTCCGGATGATCGCGATCCCCAGCACGCTTTCGGGAGGCGAGTACAATTCCGGCGCGCTGGTCACCGACACCAGCCGCAAGCTGAAGCAGATCTTCAATCACCCGATGATGATGCCGCGCAGCATCATCCTCGATCCCGCGATCACGAAATACACGCCCGAGAAGCTCTGGCTGGGCTCCGGCACACGCGCGATGGACCACGGTATCGAGGCGATCTGCTCCAGCCGTCCCAATGTACTCGTCGACGCGGTGTGCCAGCAGGGGCTGCGCTATCTGCATGACGGCCTGCTGCGCACCAAGGACAATCCGCATGACGAGGCGGCACGGCTGAATTGCCAGTTGGGCTCGTGGCTGTCCGCGTTCGGATTGCAGGCGCGGGTGCCGATGGGCGCGAGCCACGCCATCGGCCATGTCCTCGGCGGCACCTGCGACGTGCCGCATTATTTCTGCACGGCGGTGATGATGCCGAGCGTGCTCCGCTACAACCGTCCCGCGACGGAGGCGGCCCAGCAGACGATCGCCGCCGCGCTCGGAACGCCGGGGCGTGATGCCGGCGAGGCGTTCGCCGGCTTTATCGCCGAGCTCGGCCTGCCGCGGCGGCTGGCTGATGTCGGCGTGGGCGAGGACCGTTTTGAGCTGATCGGCAAGAACGCGATGCTGTCGATCTTCACCCGGGCCAACCCGCAGCCGATCCGCGAGCCCGGCGATGTCGTCAAGATCCTGAAGCTCGCCGCCTGAAGCTTGTCGCAACGGGAGCAGTCCACAATGGCTGACCTGCGTATATTCTCTTACTTGCCGAACCCGCGCGTCTGGAAAGCGACCATCGCCGCGCGGTTCTGCGGCGTCGATGTCGAGGTGCGAGGCGCCTCGGGCAAGGAATTGCGCGACTGGCTGTGGGACTACGATGCCCATCCGCTGACCGAGCACGAACGCGCCGCGCTGTCGTCGCTGGCGCGAACCGGCCGGGTCGGGCTGACCGGCGCACAGCTGTTCAAGACCGACGCGTTCATGGAGGCGCAGCCGTTCGGCAATGTGCCTGCCGCATTCGGCGCCGACGGCAAGGTCGGGATTTTCGAATCGAACAGCATCATGCGCGCGGTGGCGCGGCTCGGTGAAGCGAAGTTCGCCCTCTATGGGCGTGACGCCTACGAGGCGTCCAGGATCGACAGTTTTCTCGATGTCAGCCTGGTGTTCGCGCGGGACACGCAAATCTATCTGCTCGCTCTGTCGGGCGGAACGGTCGACGCGGCCATTCACGCGCGCGCCAAGGACGCGTTTGCGATCTATGCCTCGGGGATCGAGCAGGCATTGTCGCCGCTGCGCGAGACGCTGGTCGGAACCGGCATCTCGATTGCCGACATCTGCCTCACAGCCGAGCTCGCCCTCTTCATGAACGAGCACGGGCGCGCAGAGCAATTGCGCAAGCTGGGGTTGGAGAGAATCCTCCACCCGGGAGTGCAGGATCAGTATCCGCTGATGTTCGCCCATTTTGCCCGGCTGCTCGAGCACGCGCATTTTGCGCCGGAGCTCAAGCCCTATGTCGAGAAGCTGCGGTCGAAGGCGGTCGCCTGAGCATGAAACCTGTTGGCCGCAACGCGGAGGGTTGATCGCATGACCGCACCTGTTTGTTTGATCTCCGGCGTGGGACCCGGCACGGGCTCGGCGCTCGCCAGGAGGTTCGCCGAAGGCGGCTATCGCGTCGCGCTGCTCGCCAGGAACGAGGAGCGCCTCGCCGCGCTCGAAAGGCAGCTGCCGGGCGCAAAGGCCTATCGATGCGACGTGTCCGACCCCGCGCAGGTCGAGGCGGTGGCCTCCGCCGTGGAGCGCGATCTCGGCAATCCCGGCGTCGTGATCCACAACGCCGTCGGCGGCGCGTTCGGCACATTCCGCGAGATCGATCCGCAGATTCTCAATCGCAACTTCCAGGTCAACACGATGGGACTGTTGTATCTGGCGCGGCGCTTTACCCCGGCGATGATCAGCGCAGGCAAGGGCGCCATCGTGGCGACCGGCAATACCTCGGCGTTGCGCGGCAAGGCCGGCTTCGCAGGCTTCGCGCCGACCAAGGCGGCGCAGCGGATTCTTGCCGAAGCGATGGCGCGCGACCTCGGGCCGCAAGGGGTTCACGTCGCCTACGTCGTCATTGATGCGGTGATCGATCTGGAGTGGACGCGGAAGCGCTGGCCGGAACGGCCGGACGACTTCTTCATCAAGCCGAAAGCGATCGCTGACGAGATCTGGCACGTCGCGCACCAGGATCGCAGCGCGTGGTCGTTCAATGTCGAGATCAGGCCGTTCGGCGAGGCCTGGTAGGCCCGGCGTTACGGTCGCAAGTGCCGGTCAATCCATAAAAGCCCAAGGGGATTTGCATGTCGTTGAGAAAGTTTGCTGTGTCCATTGCGGTTCTCGCGGCCTTTGCCGCAGCTCCCGTCCGCGCCGAAACGCCTGGTATCTCGGAATCGGAAATCAGGATCGGGGCCACATTCCCGTTCAGCGGCCCGGCATCCCCGCTCAGCAATACCGGCAAGGGCCTCATCGCCTATGTCAACTCCATCAATGATCGTGGCGGTGTCAACGGCCGCAAGATCAACCTCATCACCTATGACGATGCCTATTCGCCGCCCAAGGCGGTGGAGCAGACCCGCAAGCTGATCGAGAGCGACGAGGTCGCGTTCCTGTTCAGCCCGCTGGGGACGCCCGGTATCGGCGCAACCATCAAATACGTGACCGCGAAGAAGGTGCCGCACCTCTTTGTCGTGAGCGGCGTGACCAAGTTTGCCAACTTCGCCGAGTTTCCACTGACGACCACGGGGCTGCCGAGCTACAACACTGAAGGAAAGATCTACGCCAAGTACATTGCCCAGACGGCGCCCGACGCGAAGATCGCGATCCTCTACCAGAATGACGATCTCGGCCGTGACTTCGTGACCGCGTTCAAGGAAACCCTGAAGGGTGAGTTCGACAAGAAGGTGGTGACATCGCCCTATGAGGTCACCGAGCCCACGATCGACTCCCGCGTCGTGACGCTGAAGGCGTCGGGCGCCCAGGCATTCCTGATCGCCGGCACGCCGAAATTCGCAGCGCAAGCGATCAAGAAGGCGAGCGAGATCGGCTGGTCGCCGCTCACCATCGTCAATTACGTGTCGAGCTCGGTGT
It includes:
- a CDS encoding NAD(P)H-dependent flavin oxidoreductase, whose amino-acid sequence is MKTAITELFGIQHPIIQGGMHYVGFAEMAAAVSNAGGLGIITGLTQRTPELLAKEIARCRDMTDKPIGVNLTFLPSFTAPPYPEYIAAIREGGVKAVETAGRSPEQYMPALKAAGIKVIHKCTSVRHSLKAEKIGCDAVSVDGFECGGHPGEDDIPNMILLPRAADELKIPFVASGGMADARSLVAALSMGAAGMNMGTRFIATKEAPVHPNVKKALVEANELDTRLVMRALRNTERVLKNKGVDELLEIEREKGAKLKIEDIHEQVAGVYPKVMIDGEMDAGAWSCGMVVGLINDIPTVKELIDRIMAEAEAIIRQRLTGFLDGQFETKPARAVA
- a CDS encoding enoyl-CoA hydratase-related protein — protein: MTEHVKGEIAAGVMTLTLQRPEKKNALTGAMYNVMSAALKQVEADASVRVILFQGDGDSFTAGNDLADFASQARGEGTVDSPAHTFIETISKVGKPIVAAVQGNAVGVGTTMLLHCDLIYLAENARLITPFVNLALVPEAASSWLLPLRIGHARAYAMFALGEPMDAQGALASGLANAVVPQADLRKRAHDAAVALTKRPAGSLSMTKKLMREQQRIAAQIAAEGVLFKERLTTPEAREAFAAFAERRQPDFTKLSA
- a CDS encoding iron-containing alcohol dehydrogenase, coding for MGVVGSHQYPSMESVIYGRPAAEALREEAERLGAKRVYLIASRTLNTTTDEIEKIREGLGDRHAATFDGVPQHTTRDVVTQIARQASEAKADLVVAIGGGSVVDAAKIVLMCMEHEIFEPAGLDGFETTPDRRFGPFRNPKVRMIAIPSTLSGGEYNSGALVTDTSRKLKQIFNHPMMMPRSIILDPAITKYTPEKLWLGSGTRAMDHGIEAICSSRPNVLVDAVCQQGLRYLHDGLLRTKDNPHDEAARLNCQLGSWLSAFGLQARVPMGASHAIGHVLGGTCDVPHYFCTAVMMPSVLRYNRPATEAAQQTIAAALGTPGRDAGEAFAGFIAELGLPRRLADVGVGEDRFELIGKNAMLSIFTRANPQPIREPGDVVKILKLAA
- a CDS encoding glutathione S-transferase, which translates into the protein MADLRIFSYLPNPRVWKATIAARFCGVDVEVRGASGKELRDWLWDYDAHPLTEHERAALSSLARTGRVGLTGAQLFKTDAFMEAQPFGNVPAAFGADGKVGIFESNSIMRAVARLGEAKFALYGRDAYEASRIDSFLDVSLVFARDTQIYLLALSGGTVDAAIHARAKDAFAIYASGIEQALSPLRETLVGTGISIADICLTAELALFMNEHGRAEQLRKLGLERILHPGVQDQYPLMFAHFARLLEHAHFAPELKPYVEKLRSKAVA
- a CDS encoding SDR family NAD(P)-dependent oxidoreductase → MTAPVCLISGVGPGTGSALARRFAEGGYRVALLARNEERLAALERQLPGAKAYRCDVSDPAQVEAVASAVERDLGNPGVVIHNAVGGAFGTFREIDPQILNRNFQVNTMGLLYLARRFTPAMISAGKGAIVATGNTSALRGKAGFAGFAPTKAAQRILAEAMARDLGPQGVHVAYVVIDAVIDLEWTRKRWPERPDDFFIKPKAIADEIWHVAHQDRSAWSFNVEIRPFGEAW
- a CDS encoding ABC transporter substrate-binding protein — its product is MSLRKFAVSIAVLAAFAAAPVRAETPGISESEIRIGATFPFSGPASPLSNTGKGLIAYVNSINDRGGVNGRKINLITYDDAYSPPKAVEQTRKLIESDEVAFLFSPLGTPGIGATIKYVTAKKVPHLFVVSGVTKFANFAEFPLTTTGLPSYNTEGKIYAKYIAQTAPDAKIAILYQNDDLGRDFVTAFKETLKGEFDKKVVTSPYEVTEPTIDSRVVTLKASGAQAFLIAGTPKFAAQAIKKASEIGWSPLTIVNYVSSSVSSTIVPAGADKAVGVVVATIAKDPNDKKWADDPGIKWYRAHFEKYLPGADIGDSNYLFGTQQGQILEQVLKQCGDDLSRENIVKQARNIKGLVLPTLMPGITVNTGPDNSMAYTQLQLQRWTGSSWEQFGGVLSAEPN